In Nonomuraea muscovyensis, one genomic interval encodes:
- a CDS encoding SGNH/GDSL hydrolase family protein has protein sequence MVWAPGVARAARKIAIAAAMGGGGLTALGATAYGLLIVESLVARKMIGQPHGLDGPPSDGVYGDFPGEPLTLAMLGDSTSVGLGASSPERTPAALIANGLAALAERPVRLCVLGRSGAASAELGEQVDQALPMRPDVAVIFVGANDVVTQTPPATAVRHLVKAVRRLREAGAEVVVGTCPDLGTVRPIAQPLRWVTRRWSRQLAAAQTVAVVDAGGRTVAFADLLGPEFDTNPSEMFGPDRFHPSDRGYAQAAYAVLPSVCTALGLWPEPRPGRGEGLQPIYLAAATAAEESGTEVSATRVAGQATGPHGRWVTLFRRRPGAMLNDA, from the coding sequence ATGGTCTGGGCGCCGGGTGTGGCGCGTGCCGCTCGCAAGATCGCCATCGCCGCCGCGATGGGCGGCGGCGGGCTGACGGCCCTCGGAGCCACGGCGTACGGGCTGCTCATCGTCGAGAGCCTGGTCGCCCGCAAGATGATCGGGCAGCCCCACGGGCTCGACGGCCCGCCCTCCGACGGCGTGTACGGCGACTTCCCCGGCGAGCCGCTGACCCTGGCCATGCTCGGCGACTCCACCTCCGTCGGGCTGGGCGCGAGCTCCCCGGAGCGGACCCCCGCCGCGCTGATCGCCAACGGGCTGGCGGCCCTCGCCGAGCGCCCCGTGCGGCTGTGCGTCCTCGGCCGGTCCGGAGCGGCCTCGGCCGAGCTGGGTGAGCAGGTGGACCAGGCGCTGCCGATGCGACCCGACGTGGCCGTCATCTTCGTCGGGGCGAACGACGTGGTCACCCAGACCCCGCCGGCGACGGCCGTGCGCCATCTGGTCAAGGCGGTGCGGCGGCTGCGCGAGGCGGGCGCGGAGGTGGTCGTCGGCACGTGTCCGGATCTGGGCACGGTCCGGCCCATCGCGCAGCCGCTGCGCTGGGTGACCCGGCGCTGGAGCCGCCAGCTCGCCGCGGCCCAGACGGTCGCGGTGGTCGACGCGGGCGGCCGGACGGTGGCGTTCGCCGACCTCCTGGGCCCTGAATTCGACACAAACCCCTCAGAAATGTTCGGACCGGATCGTTTCCATCCATCTGACCGAGGTTACGCACAGGCCGCTTACGCGGTGCTACCTTCTGTATGCACTGCGTTGGGGTTGTGGCCCGAGCCGCGTCCCGGGCGTGGCGAAGGACTGCAACCGATTTACCTTGCGGCGGCTACGGCCGCGGAGGAGTCCGGCACCGAGGTCTCCGCGACCCGGGTCGCGGGGCAGGCGACGGGCCCCCACGGCAGGTGGGTGACGTTGTTCCGCCGCCGGCCCGGGGCGATGCTCAACGACGCCTGA
- a CDS encoding PPOX class F420-dependent oxidoreductase: MDLDVAREFLRGSHHAVLLTRHVDGRPQMSPVTVGVDAEGCLVVSSRETAVKTRNARRDPQVSVCAFTDAFFGDWVQVDGTAEIISLPEAMDHLVSYYRDISGEHPDWDDYRAAMVRDRRVIIRITPHRAGPDVHG, from the coding sequence ATGGATCTGGACGTAGCACGAGAGTTCCTCCGCGGCAGCCACCACGCGGTCCTGCTGACCCGGCACGTCGACGGGCGGCCGCAGATGTCGCCGGTGACGGTGGGCGTGGACGCCGAGGGGTGTCTGGTGGTCAGCAGCAGGGAGACGGCGGTCAAGACACGGAACGCCCGCCGCGACCCGCAGGTGTCCGTCTGCGCCTTCACGGACGCCTTCTTCGGCGACTGGGTGCAGGTGGACGGCACCGCGGAGATCATCTCGTTGCCCGAGGCCATGGACCACCTGGTCTCCTACTATCGCGACATCTCGGGCGAGCATCCCGACTGGGACGACTACCGGGCCGCCATGGTCCGCGACCGCAGGGTCATCATCCGCATCACCCCCCACCGGGCCGGCCCCGACGTCCACGGCTGA
- a CDS encoding DUF4287 domain-containing protein has product MSLNHSPETQTKLIARVPAITGRELPEWFQAIDNGPSFLRCDERANWLADEHGLTHGYAAAIVHEHERHRRNRMGFI; this is encoded by the coding sequence ATGTCCTTGAACCACTCACCGGAGACGCAGACCAAACTGATCGCAAGGGTCCCGGCGATAACGGGACGCGAACTCCCCGAGTGGTTCCAAGCCATCGACAACGGCCCGAGCTTCCTGCGATGTGACGAGCGGGCCAACTGGCTCGCCGACGAGCACGGGCTGACCCACGGCTACGCCGCCGCGATCGTCCACGAGCACGAGCGGCACCGCCGCAACCGCATGGGCTTCATCTAG
- a CDS encoding acetyl-CoA C-acetyltransferase: MPEAVIVATARSPIGRAFKGSLRELRADDLTVRMIRAALDKVPQLDPTTIDDIMLGCGLPGGEQGFNMARVVSVMLGLDDVPGTTITRYCSSSLQTTRMAFHAIKAGEGDVFVSAGVEMVSRFAKGSSDSLPETQNSAFDEATARTKQFAEGGRTWHDPREDGTLPDVYIAMGQTAENVAQLKGVSRQDQDEFGVRSQNLAEKAIADGFWQKDITPVTLPDGTVVSQDDGPRAGTTYEAVSALKPVFRPDGTVTAGNCCPLNDGAAAVIVMSDVKAAELGITPLARIVATGVTGLSPEIMGLGPVEASRQALSRAGMAIEDVDLVEINEAFAAQVIPSYRELGIDLDRLNVNGGAIAVGHPFGMTGARITSTLINSLQHHDKSIGLETMCVGGGQGMALILERLS, from the coding sequence ATGCCCGAGGCAGTCATCGTCGCCACCGCCCGATCGCCGATCGGGCGCGCCTTCAAGGGGTCGCTCAGGGAGCTACGCGCGGACGACCTGACCGTACGGATGATCAGGGCAGCGCTGGACAAGGTGCCCCAGCTCGACCCCACGACCATCGACGACATCATGCTGGGCTGCGGGCTGCCCGGCGGCGAGCAGGGCTTCAACATGGCCCGCGTGGTGTCGGTGATGCTCGGCCTGGACGACGTTCCCGGCACCACGATCACCCGCTACTGCTCCTCGTCGCTGCAGACCACCCGGATGGCCTTCCACGCCATCAAGGCGGGCGAGGGCGACGTGTTCGTCTCGGCGGGCGTCGAGATGGTCTCGCGGTTCGCCAAGGGCAGCTCCGACTCGCTGCCCGAGACCCAGAACTCCGCCTTCGACGAGGCGACGGCCCGCACCAAGCAGTTCGCCGAGGGCGGCCGCACCTGGCACGACCCGCGCGAGGACGGCACGCTGCCCGACGTCTACATCGCCATGGGCCAGACCGCCGAGAACGTCGCCCAGCTCAAGGGCGTCAGCCGCCAGGACCAGGACGAGTTCGGCGTGCGCTCGCAGAACCTCGCCGAGAAGGCCATCGCCGACGGGTTCTGGCAGAAGGACATCACCCCGGTGACGCTGCCCGACGGCACCGTGGTGAGCCAGGACGACGGGCCCCGGGCCGGCACGACGTACGAGGCGGTCTCCGCGCTCAAGCCCGTCTTCCGGCCCGACGGCACGGTCACGGCCGGCAACTGCTGCCCGCTCAACGACGGGGCCGCCGCCGTCATCGTGATGAGCGACGTCAAGGCCGCCGAACTGGGCATCACGCCGCTCGCCCGGATCGTCGCCACCGGGGTCACCGGCCTGTCGCCCGAGATCATGGGCCTGGGCCCGGTCGAGGCGTCCAGGCAGGCGCTCTCGCGGGCGGGGATGGCCATCGAGGACGTCGACCTGGTCGAGATCAACGAGGCGTTCGCCGCGCAGGTCATCCCGTCCTACCGCGAGCTGGGCATCGACCTCGACCGGCTGAACGTCAACGGCGGGGCGATCGCCGTGGGACACCCGTTCGGCATGACCGGTGCCCGCATCACGTCCACGCTGATCAACAGCCTCCAGCACCACGACAAGTCCATCGGGCTGGAGACCATGTGCGTGGGCGGCGGCCAGGGCATGGCCCTGATCCTCGAACGCCTGAGCTAG
- the speB gene encoding agmatinase → MTRYGTQYGPDITFLGVDRCDLDDPGSYAGADVVVVGAPFDGGTSHRPGARFGPMAIRQSCYLPQDGSRPHLALRVDALRDIRVVDAGDVEMYSGDVERSIGALEEAVFAVASSGAVPLVLGGDHTIALPDATGVARHLGYGNVSMLHFDAHADTGHIEFGSLYGHGQPMRRLIESGALRGDRFLQLGLRGYWPGPETLSWMAGQNMRSFEMTEIGRRGLDDCLDEAFAIATDGCEGVFLSVDVDVCDPGHAPGTGTPEPGGLSARQLLDSVRRICLELPVVGIDIVEVAPPYDHADITAYLANRVALEALSGIAARRRGITHDPAGPLLEGR, encoded by the coding sequence ATGACGCGGTACGGAACGCAGTACGGCCCCGACATCACCTTCCTCGGGGTGGACCGGTGCGACCTCGACGACCCGGGGTCGTACGCCGGCGCCGACGTGGTCGTCGTCGGTGCGCCGTTCGACGGCGGCACCTCGCACCGGCCCGGCGCGCGGTTCGGGCCGATGGCGATCCGCCAGAGCTGCTACCTGCCGCAGGACGGCTCCCGCCCCCACCTGGCGCTGCGGGTCGACGCGCTGCGCGACATCCGCGTGGTCGACGCCGGCGACGTGGAGATGTACTCCGGCGACGTCGAACGCTCCATCGGCGCGCTGGAGGAGGCCGTCTTCGCGGTGGCGTCGTCGGGTGCCGTCCCGCTGGTCCTGGGCGGCGACCACACCATCGCGCTGCCCGACGCCACAGGCGTGGCGCGGCATCTCGGCTACGGCAACGTCTCGATGCTGCACTTCGACGCGCACGCCGACACCGGCCACATCGAGTTCGGCTCGCTGTACGGGCACGGCCAGCCGATGCGCCGGCTCATCGAGTCCGGCGCGCTGCGCGGTGACCGGTTCCTGCAGCTCGGCCTGCGCGGCTACTGGCCGGGCCCGGAGACCCTGTCGTGGATGGCCGGCCAGAACATGCGCTCGTTCGAGATGACCGAGATCGGCAGGCGCGGGCTCGACGACTGCCTGGACGAGGCGTTCGCCATCGCCACCGACGGGTGCGAGGGCGTGTTCCTGTCGGTTGACGTGGACGTCTGCGACCCCGGGCACGCCCCTGGCACCGGCACCCCGGAGCCGGGCGGGCTGTCCGCGCGCCAGCTTCTCGACTCGGTCCGCCGGATCTGCCTGGAGCTCCCGGTGGTCGGCATCGACATCGTGGAGGTCGCCCCGCCCTACGACCACGCCGACATCACCGCCTACCTGGCCAACCGGGTGGCCCTGGAGGCGCTCTCGGGCATCGCCGCCCGCCGCAGGGGCATCACCCACGACCCGGCGGGGCCGCTGCTGGAGGGCCGGTGA
- a CDS encoding cystathionine beta-synthase, whose translation MRVHDSLVELMGNTPLVRLHKVSAGAPAQVLAKVEYFNPGGSVKDRIAVRMIEAAEASGDLRPGGVIVEPTSGNTGVGLAIVAQQKGYRCVFVVPDKVAQDKISVLRAYGADVVVCPTAVAPDHPESYYSVSDRLAREIPNAWKPDQYSNVNNPDSHYHSTGPELWEQTEGRITHFVAGIGTGGTISGTGRYLKEVSGGRVKIIGADPEGSVYSGGTGRPYLVEGVGEDIWPGTYDTTICDEIIAVSDKDSFTMTRRLAREEGLLVGGSCGMAVVAALQVAAEAGPDDVVVVLLPDGGRGYLSKIFNDDWMADYGFLTETSDEGLVGDVLARKGAGLPEFVHAHPHESVGTAISIMREYSVSQLPVMKEEPPVMAAEVVGSIVERDLLEALYHGKLSSDDPIADHMSPPLPTIGSGEPVSRAVEALEKADAAVVLEDGKPAGMITRQDLLAFLANH comes from the coding sequence GTGCGCGTACATGATTCCCTGGTCGAGCTCATGGGCAACACTCCGCTCGTCAGGCTGCACAAGGTCTCGGCGGGGGCACCCGCCCAGGTGCTCGCCAAGGTCGAGTACTTCAACCCCGGCGGCTCGGTCAAGGACCGCATCGCCGTCCGCATGATCGAGGCGGCGGAGGCGTCCGGCGACCTGCGCCCGGGTGGCGTCATCGTGGAGCCGACGTCCGGCAACACCGGCGTGGGCCTGGCCATCGTGGCCCAGCAGAAGGGCTACCGCTGCGTGTTCGTGGTGCCCGACAAGGTCGCCCAGGACAAGATCTCCGTGCTGCGCGCGTACGGCGCCGACGTGGTGGTCTGCCCGACCGCGGTCGCGCCCGACCACCCCGAGTCCTACTACTCGGTGTCCGACCGGCTGGCCAGGGAGATTCCCAACGCCTGGAAGCCCGACCAGTACTCCAACGTCAACAACCCCGACTCCCACTACCACTCGACGGGCCCCGAGCTGTGGGAGCAGACCGAGGGTCGCATCACCCACTTCGTCGCCGGCATCGGCACCGGAGGCACGATCAGCGGCACCGGCCGCTACCTCAAGGAGGTCTCCGGCGGCCGAGTGAAGATCATCGGCGCCGACCCCGAGGGTTCGGTGTACTCGGGCGGCACCGGCAGGCCCTACCTGGTGGAGGGCGTCGGCGAGGACATCTGGCCGGGCACGTACGACACGACGATCTGCGACGAGATCATCGCGGTGTCCGACAAGGACTCCTTCACCATGACCCGCCGCCTCGCCCGCGAGGAGGGGCTGCTCGTGGGCGGCTCGTGCGGCATGGCCGTGGTGGCCGCGCTGCAGGTGGCGGCCGAGGCCGGGCCCGACGACGTGGTGGTCGTGCTGCTGCCCGACGGCGGCCGCGGCTACCTGTCGAAGATCTTCAACGACGACTGGATGGCCGACTACGGGTTCCTCACCGAGACCTCCGACGAGGGGCTGGTGGGCGACGTGCTGGCGCGCAAGGGGGCAGGGCTGCCGGAGTTCGTGCACGCCCACCCGCACGAGTCGGTCGGCACGGCCATCTCGATCATGCGCGAGTACTCGGTGTCGCAGCTCCCCGTGATGAAGGAGGAGCCGCCGGTCATGGCCGCCGAAGTGGTCGGCTCGATCGTCGAGCGCGACCTGCTGGAGGCGCTCTACCACGGCAAGCTGTCGTCCGACGACCCGATCGCCGACCACATGTCGCCGCCCCTGCCGACGATCGGCAGCGGCGAGCCCGTGTCCCGCGCGGTCGAGGCCCTGGAGAAGGCCGACGCCGCGGTGGTGCTGGAGGACGGCAAGCCCGCCGGGATGATCACCCGGCAGGACCTGCTCGCCTTCCTGGCCAACCACTAG
- a CDS encoding outer membrane protein assembly factor BamB family protein translates to MLRPLTKPAPALASALALATALTTTLTGCSGSDAATAAFPAWQNSEVDVVSRMVTGGGVVTATSMKPGGTLETVALDLATGRRLWAHPATMAGRLPGMGVSAPALTELPGKGRAVVVALDPAKKDHWNATVVARDARTGRQLWTRPVHSTFGPQGCGPYVCLSEHTALSSARVVVLDPATGKPVWKLPGLAEVEWSDGERVLMLRLAAAPTIESYELKTGKLQWQQPIEQALGPGIDLSGGWAFGAAGSDLVGYLAPYTDPRTKKLSTFGLFSVKIADGTVNWMRPSVVRVYPSGNPGFAPVVRPVDQQGVYGGFARLDSGTGRVIGQIPAASVPGSGWWLAFPDRMDKLGFLRHGGKGSAFDLATGQAVPVEEQRGWSFCVTDPKPLPLKGQAPGFYSVAAVCEYDLATGARVTGSPTPPSWFTGSRDGWRLWRDEKGAVHAVNDSTATAPGMYG, encoded by the coding sequence GTGCTCCGGCCCCTCACGAAACCCGCCCCCGCTCTCGCCTCGGCGCTGGCGCTCGCCACCGCGCTGACCACCACGCTGACCGGCTGCTCGGGCAGCGACGCGGCCACGGCCGCCTTCCCCGCCTGGCAGAACTCCGAGGTCGACGTCGTCAGCCGGATGGTCACCGGGGGCGGGGTCGTCACGGCCACGTCCATGAAGCCCGGCGGCACACTCGAGACCGTCGCGCTCGACCTGGCCACCGGTCGCCGGCTCTGGGCCCACCCGGCCACGATGGCCGGCCGGTTGCCCGGCATGGGCGTCTCCGCCCCCGCGCTGACCGAACTGCCCGGCAAGGGCCGGGCCGTCGTCGTCGCGCTCGACCCGGCCAAGAAGGACCACTGGAACGCCACGGTCGTCGCCCGCGACGCCCGCACCGGCCGCCAGTTGTGGACCCGGCCGGTGCACTCCACCTTCGGCCCGCAGGGCTGCGGCCCCTACGTCTGCCTGTCGGAGCACACCGCGCTGTCGTCGGCGCGCGTGGTGGTGCTCGACCCGGCCACCGGCAAGCCGGTGTGGAAGCTGCCCGGACTGGCGGAGGTCGAGTGGTCCGACGGCGAACGCGTGCTCATGCTGCGCCTGGCCGCCGCGCCCACGATCGAGTCGTACGAGCTCAAGACCGGCAAGCTGCAGTGGCAGCAGCCCATCGAGCAGGCGCTCGGCCCCGGCATCGACCTGTCGGGCGGGTGGGCCTTCGGCGCCGCGGGCTCCGACCTGGTCGGCTACCTCGCCCCGTACACCGATCCCCGCACGAAGAAGCTGTCCACCTTCGGCCTGTTCTCCGTCAAGATCGCCGACGGCACGGTCAACTGGATGCGTCCCTCGGTGGTCCGCGTCTACCCGAGCGGCAACCCCGGCTTCGCCCCCGTCGTGCGGCCTGTCGACCAGCAGGGCGTCTACGGCGGCTTCGCCCGGCTCGACTCCGGCACCGGCCGGGTGATCGGCCAGATCCCGGCCGCGTCGGTGCCCGGCTCCGGCTGGTGGCTCGCCTTCCCCGACCGCATGGACAAGCTGGGCTTCCTCCGGCACGGCGGCAAGGGGTCGGCCTTCGACCTCGCCACCGGCCAGGCCGTGCCGGTCGAGGAGCAGCGCGGCTGGTCCTTCTGCGTGACCGACCCCAAACCGCTCCCCCTGAAGGGCCAGGCCCCGGGCTTCTACTCGGTGGCCGCCGTGTGCGAGTACGACCTCGCGACGGGCGCGCGCGTGACGGGCTCGCCGACGCCGCCCTCGTGGTTCACCGGCAGCCGCGACGGCTGGCGGCTGTGGCGCGACGAGAAGGGGGCCGTCCACGCGGTCAACGACAGCACGGCCACCGCACCGGGCATGTACGGCTGA